The genomic segment CGTGCCAGCGGCAGCTGATTTCTCTATAATCCCGGCCGAATTCATCTGGTTTTGAGAGACATCATGACAGTCCGCACCCGAGTTGCGCCTTCTCCAACGGGCGATCCGCACGTTGGTACCGCTTATATTGCACTCTTCAATCTTGCCTTTGCTCGCCAGCATGGCGGTCAGTTCCTGCTGCGTATTGAAGACACCGATCAGCAGCGCAGCACGCCGGAGTCCGAGCAAGCCATCCTGGATAGTTTGCGTTGGTTGGGTCTGGAGTGGGATGAAGGTCCGGATGTGGGTGGCCCGCATGGGCCTTATCGTCAGAGCGAGCGCGGTGATATCTATCTCAGTCATGTCCAGCAGCTGCTGGACAAAGGATGTGCGTTCAAGTGCTACCGCACCACGGCAGAGCTGAATGAATTGCGCATTCGTCGTGAAGCCGAAGGTAAAAATACAGCCTTAAAAGCATCAGACCTGGAATTGCCTGCGGAAGAAGTGGCTCGTCGTGAAACCGAGGGCGCTCCCTTTGTGATTCGTATGCGGGTGCCGGAAGAGGGTATCTGTGTCGTCAATGATATGCTGCGTGGCCCAATCGAACTGGATCTGGCCCAGGTAGATGCCCAGATTTTGCTGAAGTCTGACGGCATGCCAACCTATCACCTTGCCAATGTGGTGGATGACCACCTGATGGCAATTACCCACGTGATTCGTGGTGAAGAGTGGATCAACTCGGCACCCAAGCACAAATTGCTGTATGAATATTTTGGTTGGGAAATGCCGCAGTTATGTCATATGCCACTGTTGCGTAATCCGGATAAAACCAAACTGAGTAAGCGCAAAAACCCGACCTCCATTATGTTTTATGAGCGTATGGGCTTTATGCCGGAGGCTTTGCTCAATTATCTGGGGCGTATGGGCTGGTCGATGCCCGACGAACGCGAACAGTTCAGTCGTGATGAGATGTTCGCCAACTTTGATATTCAGCGTGTCTCTCTGGGTGGCCCGGTGTTTGATGTCGACAAGTTGCGTTGGCTGAACAGCTTGTGGTTGCGTGCCTTGTCACCGGAAGCGTTCTGTGAAAAATTCGCCAGTTGGGGTTTGCGTGCCGAAAACATGTTGCCGCTGGTACCCCATGTACAGCCTCGTGTTGAAGTATTTTCGGATGTTGTGCCTTTGACTGGGCATTTTTTGTCGGGGTTGCCGAGGGTAACCGCCGAGCAGTTCGAGCATAAGGCTTATGATGAAGAAAAGCGCTTGCAGACCTTGCAGTTCGGTTTATGGCAGTTGGAAGCCATTCGTCATTGGGACAAGCCTGAAATAGAGCAACGTTTGTTTGCGCTGGCAGGGCAGTTGGAACTGAAAGTCCGTGATTTTCTGTTTCCATTTTTTATTGCTATTGCAGGCACCTCGTCAACGATCTCGGTACTGGATTCCATGGCGTTACTGGGGCCGGATATGAGTCGGGCACGTTTACGAGTGGCGATTGATGTATTGGGTGGTGTTGGCAAGAAACGGCTGAAAAAAATGGAGAAAGACTACTTCGTAGTGGCTCGTGCTATTGATCAGCAATTGGCAGACAAAATAGCCGGCGAATAAGCCGATCGTTGTGTGAATTTCAGTCTAAGTGGTTGTTTTTGCATTTATTTTAAAAAAGATGTTGACGGACTTTGGGTCTCTAAGTAAGATGCGCACACGTTTTGAGACGGGGCCTTAGCTCAGCTGGGAGAGCGCAACACTGGCAGTGTTGAGGTCAGCGGTTCGATCCCGCTAGGCTCCACCAAACTCTCAAAAATGTGTCCCCATCGTCTAGAGGCCTAGGACACTGCCCTTTCACGGCGGCAACAGGGGTTCGAATCCCCTTGGGGATACCACTATTATGTGGTATCAGAAAAAAGCGGCAGCTAGCCGCTTTTTTTGTGCCTGTCATTTGGCGGATGTCCTTCCGCACGCTGATCATTTGGATAACCTGTTTCGCTTTGCTTCTGTGGATCACACCGTCCTGGTGGCCGTGTGCGGTTGTTGCCGTTGCAGGGTACAATGCGGTTTGTTTGGCGATCATCTTGATCGTTTGGTCGGGTGAGAGTGAATGACGACTACAAGCGGTAAGGCACTTACACAGAGGAGTTTTGATGTCCTGGATCAATCCGTTACCGGAAGTCCTTCAACAACGCGCCGCCAGGGTCAAACTGGTGGTGTTTGATGTGGATGGCGTGTTAACCAATGGTACGCTGACTTACAGCGCCGATGGTGAGCTGGTCAAACACTTTAATGTGAAAGATGGTGTGGGCATCAAGTTGCTCGACAGTTTTGGTATCGCCACCGCGATTATTTCTGCCAAAAGCTCCGATGCGCTGGCAAGGCGTGCCCGTGATCTTGGCATTCGGCATTTTTACCCCGGTAGCAAAGATAAATGGCCCTGCCTGGAAGCCGTGATGCAGCTGCTTGGCATTACCCCGGACGAGGTTTGTTACGTTGGTGATGATGTCATCGATCTGAAAGTGATGACCCGAGTCGGCTTTGCGGTAGCACCGGCTGATGCGTTCTGGATGGTGCAGGAACGCGCTGAGTACGTTACCCAGGCTGCTGGTGGCTGTGGGGTGGCGCGGGAAGTGGCAGACCTGGTGTTGGGCAGTCGAATGCCCCTGGAAGACGCCTATATCAAGGCAATGTTGCCCGAGTTTGAGGTTCAGAAGTAATGAAAGCGCTGGTTACCGGCATTGCCGGTTTTATTGGTTCTTACGTCGCCAAGCGACTGATTGCCAACGGTTATGAAGTGGTCGGTATTGATAACCTGAACGACTACTATGATGTATCGCTAAAGCGCGCCCGACTGGACTGGGTGCGTGAACAAGGCGATTTTACCTTTGTCGAAATGGATCTGGCCGACAAGGCAGCGATGACGACGCTGTTTGATCATCATCAGTTTGATCGGGTGGTGCATCTGGCGGCCCAGGCTGGGGTGCGTTATTCGATTGAGCACCCGGATGTGTATGTTGCCAGTAATCTGGTGGGATTCGTCAATATTCTTGAGGCCTGTCGGCATCAACAAACGCCGCATCTGGTGTTTGCGTCTTCCAGTTCGGTCTATGGGCTGAACAGCAAGTTGCCGTTTGCGACCTCGGACAGTGTCGATCATCCTGTTTCCCTGTATGCCGCGACGAAAAAATCCAACGAACTTATGGCTCATACCTATGCCCATCTGTACGGCTTGCCGGTAACCGGTTTGCGCTTTTTTACCGTGTATGGTCCGTGGGGACGTCCGGATATGGCGGCCTGGGGCTTTACCAAAAATATTCTTGCTGGCAAAACCATCAACGTCTACAACCACGGCAAGATGCGTCGGGATTTCACCTATATCGATGATATTGTTGAAGGTGTGGTGCGGGTTACGGAACGTATACCGGGTGGTGTTGAAGGCTGGACGGTTGAATCGGGCGATAAAAGCCGCAGTACGGCACCGTACAAGATTTACAATATCGGTAACCACAACAGTGTTGAGCTGGGTGAGTTTATCACCACGCTGGAAAGCGCCCTTGGTACCAAAGCCAATATCAATTACATGGATATGCAGCCGGGTGATGTCGTCGCGACGCATGCCAACGTGGATGACCTGATCGACGATGTTGATTTTGCACCGAATACGCGTCTGGTCGATGGGCTGGAGCGGTTTGTCAGCTGGTATCGTCAGTATCACGGGTTGTGACATTTTCCAGAGTTGCCTCTGTGTGGGATTGTTGTGTGTGGCCGTTATGATAAGCGCAGTACTGGATACAGGTTATTTGGATGGATGTTATGAAAAACTACAAAATTGTTATTCCGGCACGCTACGCCTCCAGTCGTCTGCCTGGCAAGCCGCTGATCGA from the Candidatus Thalassolituus haligoni genome contains:
- a CDS encoding NAD-dependent epimerase; the protein is MKALVTGIAGFIGSYVAKRLIANGYEVVGIDNLNDYYDVSLKRARLDWVREQGDFTFVEMDLADKAAMTTLFDHHQFDRVVHLAAQAGVRYSIEHPDVYVASNLVGFVNILEACRHQQTPHLVFASSSSVYGLNSKLPFATSDSVDHPVSLYAATKKSNELMAHTYAHLYGLPVTGLRFFTVYGPWGRPDMAAWGFTKNILAGKTINVYNHGKMRRDFTYIDDIVEGVVRVTERIPGGVEGWTVESGDKSRSTAPYKIYNIGNHNSVELGEFITTLESALGTKANINYMDMQPGDVVATHANVDDLIDDVDFAPNTRLVDGLERFVSWYRQYHGL
- the gltX gene encoding glutamate--tRNA ligase, with translation MTVRTRVAPSPTGDPHVGTAYIALFNLAFARQHGGQFLLRIEDTDQQRSTPESEQAILDSLRWLGLEWDEGPDVGGPHGPYRQSERGDIYLSHVQQLLDKGCAFKCYRTTAELNELRIRREAEGKNTALKASDLELPAEEVARRETEGAPFVIRMRVPEEGICVVNDMLRGPIELDLAQVDAQILLKSDGMPTYHLANVVDDHLMAITHVIRGEEWINSAPKHKLLYEYFGWEMPQLCHMPLLRNPDKTKLSKRKNPTSIMFYERMGFMPEALLNYLGRMGWSMPDEREQFSRDEMFANFDIQRVSLGGPVFDVDKLRWLNSLWLRALSPEAFCEKFASWGLRAENMLPLVPHVQPRVEVFSDVVPLTGHFLSGLPRVTAEQFEHKAYDEEKRLQTLQFGLWQLEAIRHWDKPEIEQRLFALAGQLELKVRDFLFPFFIAIAGTSSTISVLDSMALLGPDMSRARLRVAIDVLGGVGKKRLKKMEKDYFVVARAIDQQLADKIAGE
- a CDS encoding KdsC family phosphatase, translated to MSWINPLPEVLQQRAARVKLVVFDVDGVLTNGTLTYSADGELVKHFNVKDGVGIKLLDSFGIATAIISAKSSDALARRARDLGIRHFYPGSKDKWPCLEAVMQLLGITPDEVCYVGDDVIDLKVMTRVGFAVAPADAFWMVQERAEYVTQAAGGCGVAREVADLVLGSRMPLEDAYIKAMLPEFEVQK